A single Notoacmeibacter ruber DNA region contains:
- a CDS encoding GFA family protein, translated as MSVQRLKGQCLCGAVKFDATPKQMNMGVCHCSMCRRWSGGAWMAVEAEEVVYENDSHLGVYNSSDWGQRLFCKSCGSTLSWRAKDGSSAVVSAQSFDDPSRFAFSGQIFIDEKPDNYAFANETECLTGEEVVAMFMAGQEAQSHD; from the coding sequence ATGAGCGTGCAGCGACTGAAAGGCCAATGTCTCTGCGGCGCGGTCAAGTTCGACGCCACGCCAAAGCAGATGAACATGGGGGTCTGCCATTGCAGCATGTGCCGCCGTTGGTCCGGAGGGGCCTGGATGGCGGTCGAGGCTGAAGAAGTGGTCTACGAAAACGACAGCCATTTGGGCGTCTATAATTCCTCTGACTGGGGACAGCGTCTCTTCTGCAAGTCCTGTGGTTCCACGCTATCATGGCGCGCCAAGGACGGCTCTTCGGCTGTCGTTTCGGCTCAGTCCTTCGACGATCCATCGCGCTTTGCCTTTTCGGGCCAGATCTTCATCGACGAAAAACCCGACAATTATGCATTCGCCAACGAGACAGAATGCCTGACCGGCGAAGAGGTCGTGGCAATGTTCATGGCGGGACAAGAGGCGCAGTCACATGACTGA
- a CDS encoding NADH-quinone oxidoreductase subunit C has protein sequence MTEETMRDLADYLGEKLGDTIEQSIVAYGELTLVVAPEKLTKVLNFLKTDTQCQFISYIDGAGVDYPARQKRFDMVHHLLSPRQNMRIRVKVETDEETPIPSVTDVFPGADWFEREAYDFYGILFTGHPDLRRILTDYGFEGHPLRKDFPLTGFVEVRWDDTVKRVIYEPVDLRQEFRQFDFLSPWEGTEYELPGDEKATS, from the coding sequence ATGACAGAAGAGACCATGCGCGATCTGGCCGATTATCTGGGCGAAAAGCTCGGTGATACCATCGAGCAGTCGATCGTCGCTTACGGTGAACTCACCCTCGTCGTTGCGCCTGAAAAGCTGACGAAGGTTCTGAACTTCCTGAAAACCGACACGCAGTGTCAGTTCATCAGCTATATTGACGGGGCAGGGGTCGATTATCCGGCGCGGCAGAAGCGCTTCGATATGGTCCATCATCTGCTGTCGCCGCGGCAGAATATGCGAATCCGCGTCAAGGTGGAAACGGACGAGGAAACGCCGATCCCGAGCGTCACCGACGTTTTTCCGGGCGCCGACTGGTTTGAGCGTGAAGCCTATGATTTCTATGGCATCCTGTTCACCGGTCATCCTGATCTTCGCCGCATTCTGACCGATTACGGTTTCGAGGGACACCCGCTCCGAAAGGACTTCCCGCTCACCGGGTTCGTCGAGGTGCGCTGGGACGATACCGTCAAGCGCGTCATCTATGAGCCCGTCGATCTGCGCCAGGAGTTCCGCCAGTTCGATTTCCTTTCCCCTTGGGAGGGAACGGAATATGAATTGCCCGGCGATGAGAAGGCCACGTCCTGA
- a CDS encoding NADH-quinone oxidoreductase subunit A produces the protein MDQLLASYLPVLIFVGVALIIGLALMVAPFIIAYKDPDPEKLSAYECGFNAFDDARMKFDVRFYLVAILFIIFDLEVAFLFPWAVSFGVIGWFGFWSMMLFLGVLTIGFIYEWKKGALEWD, from the coding sequence GTGGACCAACTTCTCGCTTCCTACCTTCCGGTGCTGATCTTTGTGGGCGTGGCGCTGATTATCGGCCTGGCCCTGATGGTCGCGCCTTTCATCATCGCTTACAAGGATCCCGATCCGGAGAAACTGTCGGCCTATGAGTGCGGGTTCAACGCCTTTGACGATGCCCGCATGAAGTTCGACGTCCGGTTTTACCTGGTGGCGATTCTCTTCATCATCTTCGATCTGGAAGTGGCGTTCCTCTTCCCATGGGCCGTCTCGTTCGGCGTGATCGGATGGTTCGGTTTCTGGTCGATGATGCTGTTCCTCGGTGTCCTGACGATCGGCTTCATCTACGAATGGAAGAAGGGGGCGCTGGAATGGGACTGA
- a CDS encoding HdaA/DnaA family protein has protein sequence MNDSKSDRGGTGRHEQLLLDLTRDPALSRDDLVATPANRSALALVDSWPNWSSPIAVLHGAEGSGKSHLAAIWKDKASARAADPAAVDGGAIEHAMVGGAILIEDLDSHTPDQTGLFHLINAIRQGGGSLLVTARTSPSGWRLTLPDLVSRLRSVSLAEIGPPDDMLLEAVLVKLFSDRQISLDPAVVTFLMPRIERSLSATATLVERIDRRAMAQRSAVTRPLVVDVLRSMQQSGQEEPGTD, from the coding sequence ATGAATGATTCGAAATCTGATCGCGGCGGGACAGGACGTCATGAACAGTTGCTGCTGGATCTGACGCGCGATCCAGCACTCAGTCGGGACGACCTTGTGGCGACGCCTGCCAATCGCTCGGCCCTTGCGCTCGTCGATTCATGGCCGAACTGGTCCTCGCCCATAGCCGTCCTCCATGGGGCAGAGGGGAGCGGCAAATCCCATTTGGCCGCGATATGGAAGGACAAGGCTTCGGCCCGCGCCGCCGATCCGGCTGCCGTGGATGGCGGCGCCATCGAACATGCAATGGTAGGCGGTGCTATCCTTATCGAGGATCTGGACAGTCATACGCCCGACCAGACCGGCCTTTTCCATCTGATCAACGCCATAAGGCAGGGCGGTGGATCTCTGCTGGTCACCGCGCGGACGTCTCCGTCGGGTTGGCGTCTGACTCTGCCGGATCTGGTGTCGCGCCTGCGCTCCGTCTCACTGGCCGAGATCGGACCGCCCGACGACATGCTGCTCGAGGCGGTATTGGTAAAACTGTTTTCCGATCGTCAGATCAGTCTCGATCCGGCCGTCGTGACGTTTCTTATGCCGAGAATAGAGCGGTCGCTTTCGGCCACGGCGACCCTTGTCGAAAGGATCGATCGCCGGGCGATGGCGCAGCGGTCCGCCGTAACGCGTCCCCTCGTGGTCGATGTTCTGCGTTCGATGCAGCAAAGCGGGCAAGAAGAGCCCGGGACCGATTGA
- a CDS encoding NADH-quinone oxidoreductase subunit D: MTEHNVRNFNINFGPQHPAAHGVLRLVLELDGEVVERVDPHIGLLHRGTEKLIEHKTYLQAVPYFDRLDYVAPMNQEHAFALAVERLLDIEVPKRGQLIRVLYSEIGRILSHLLNVTTQAMDVGALTPPLWGFEEREKLMVFYERACGARMHAAYFRPGGVHQDLPDQLVEDIATWCDTFMQTMQDLDELITGNRIFKQRNVDIGVVSLDDAWALGFSGVMVRGSGAKWDLRKSQPYECYDEMEFDIAIGKNGDCYDRYLIRMEEMRQSVRIMRQCCERLLGKEKVGPVSNVDGKIVPPKRGEMKRSMEALIHHFKLYTEGYHVPVGEVYAAVEAPKGEFGVYLVADGTNKPYRCKLRAPGFAHLQAMDFICRGHMLADVSAILGSLDIVFGEVDR, translated from the coding sequence ATGACTGAACATAACGTCCGAAACTTCAACATTAACTTCGGCCCGCAACACCCGGCAGCTCATGGCGTTTTGCGTCTTGTTCTTGAGCTCGACGGTGAAGTGGTTGAACGTGTCGACCCGCATATCGGCCTGCTTCACCGCGGCACCGAAAAGCTGATCGAGCACAAGACCTATCTTCAGGCTGTGCCCTATTTCGACCGGCTCGATTATGTCGCGCCGATGAATCAGGAACACGCCTTCGCCCTGGCCGTGGAGCGGTTGCTCGATATCGAAGTGCCGAAGCGCGGCCAGTTGATCCGGGTGCTGTATTCCGAGATCGGCCGCATTCTGTCGCATCTGCTGAACGTGACGACGCAGGCCATGGACGTCGGTGCTCTCACGCCGCCGCTCTGGGGCTTCGAAGAGCGCGAGAAGCTGATGGTCTTCTACGAGCGCGCTTGCGGTGCGCGAATGCACGCAGCCTATTTCCGTCCCGGCGGTGTTCATCAGGATCTCCCAGATCAACTGGTCGAAGACATTGCAACCTGGTGCGATACCTTCATGCAGACCATGCAGGATCTGGATGAGTTGATTACCGGCAACCGCATCTTCAAGCAGCGCAATGTCGATATCGGCGTCGTTTCGCTGGACGATGCGTGGGCGCTCGGTTTCTCCGGCGTCATGGTGCGCGGCTCCGGGGCCAAGTGGGATCTTCGCAAGAGCCAGCCCTATGAGTGCTACGACGAGATGGAATTCGACATCGCCATCGGCAAAAATGGCGACTGCTACGACCGTTATCTGATCCGCATGGAAGAGATGCGCCAATCGGTTCGCATCATGCGTCAGTGCTGCGAGCGTCTTCTCGGCAAGGAAAAGGTCGGTCCCGTTTCCAATGTGGACGGTAAGATCGTTCCGCCGAAACGCGGAGAGATGAAGCGCTCGATGGAAGCGCTGATCCACCATTTCAAACTCTATACCGAGGGCTATCACGTGCCCGTTGGGGAGGTTTACGCTGCCGTGGAAGCTCCGAAGGGCGAATTCGGCGTCTATCTCGTTGCGGACGGGACCAACAAGCCTTATCGCTGCAAGCTGCGGGCGCCGGGTTTTGCCCATCTGCAGGCAATGGATTTCATTTGCCGCGGGCACATGCTGGCCGACGTTTCGGCCATTCTCGGTTCGCTCGACATCGTGTTCGGAGAGGTGGATCGATAA
- the nuoE gene encoding NADH-quinone oxidoreductase subunit NuoE codes for MSVRRLAVDEVQPAAFAFDAERQAEVDKWLLRYPAGRQQSAVIPLLMLAQEQEGWVTKPAVEAVARTLGMPLIRVLEVATFYTQFMLSPVGTKAHIQVCGTTPCWLRGAGELIEHCRTHIHPEPLHPNDEGTLSWEEVECQGACVNAPMVIIGKDAYEDLTVEKLDEIIQAFEAGNGSEVPTGPQNGRVFSMPVEGATTLTDEDAIIVKRDAKPQSGRGDQSASRRNAKIETAADTVAALEKMMAGETTAAAVQSNQPTGEPGYSLSASGQPVAMTAETKIDNDERLENPRSTREITDQAPPPSDVGAGVGEAAEMAEKMGEPSGEPSGGDKPSDAERAEMTKAAKPDGDAPEADTSIEGPADAEGPGYRDPAQQSGGGDKSDSSPAVAVADDEVGRADEKVSGSEGLTDESLINRDGDGEDLGGTNAAATGDDASDEQTSKAASRKQPKKQAETALDDAGSREGDTQQASMLAGPSGEETPAPPSGDDEEKPELYEGRPNDADDLGMIAGIGPKIHAKLNDLGIYKFSQIASWTPENAAYVDRHLSFRGRAERERWIEQADALAAGGADEYERRFGKKPR; via the coding sequence ATGTCCGTCCGTCGTCTCGCTGTCGATGAAGTCCAGCCAGCCGCATTCGCATTCGATGCGGAGCGGCAGGCAGAGGTCGATAAATGGCTGCTGCGCTATCCTGCGGGTCGCCAGCAATCGGCGGTGATCCCGCTGCTGATGCTTGCGCAGGAGCAGGAGGGCTGGGTGACCAAGCCGGCGGTCGAAGCTGTCGCACGGACGCTTGGAATGCCGCTGATCCGCGTTCTTGAAGTCGCGACCTTCTATACGCAATTCATGCTTTCGCCGGTCGGCACAAAGGCGCACATTCAGGTTTGCGGGACCACGCCGTGCTGGTTGCGCGGCGCCGGCGAGCTTATCGAGCATTGCCGTACGCATATTCACCCCGAGCCGCTGCATCCCAACGACGAAGGGACACTGTCCTGGGAAGAGGTCGAGTGTCAGGGCGCCTGCGTCAATGCGCCGATGGTCATTATCGGCAAGGATGCCTATGAGGATCTGACGGTCGAAAAGCTCGACGAGATCATCCAGGCGTTCGAAGCCGGCAACGGTTCGGAAGTGCCCACGGGCCCGCAGAACGGGCGCGTTTTCTCCATGCCGGTCGAGGGCGCAACGACGCTGACCGACGAAGATGCGATCATCGTCAAACGAGATGCAAAACCGCAAAGCGGGCGCGGCGATCAGTCCGCGTCACGGCGCAATGCAAAAATCGAAACGGCGGCCGACACGGTCGCTGCGCTTGAGAAGATGATGGCCGGCGAAACCACGGCCGCCGCAGTGCAGTCGAACCAGCCGACAGGCGAGCCGGGCTATTCGCTTTCGGCGTCCGGTCAGCCCGTCGCGATGACCGCCGAGACCAAGATCGATAACGACGAACGGCTTGAAAACCCGCGATCGACCCGCGAGATCACGGATCAGGCGCCACCGCCCTCCGACGTGGGCGCGGGCGTGGGCGAAGCCGCTGAAATGGCCGAGAAGATGGGCGAGCCGTCCGGAGAGCCTTCCGGCGGTGACAAGCCGTCCGATGCCGAGCGCGCTGAGATGACGAAGGCGGCCAAGCCCGATGGCGATGCGCCGGAGGCCGATACCTCCATCGAGGGGCCAGCGGATGCCGAAGGACCGGGTTATCGTGATCCCGCTCAGCAGTCCGGCGGTGGCGACAAAAGCGACAGCAGCCCAGCGGTGGCCGTTGCCGATGATGAAGTCGGTCGTGCCGACGAGAAGGTCTCGGGCAGCGAGGGCCTGACCGATGAAAGCCTCATCAATCGCGATGGTGACGGCGAGGATCTGGGCGGCACCAATGCCGCAGCGACCGGCGACGATGCAAGTGACGAGCAGACTTCGAAAGCGGCATCCCGCAAACAGCCGAAGAAGCAGGCGGAAACGGCTCTCGACGATGCCGGTTCGCGTGAAGGCGATACCCAGCAAGCAAGCATGCTGGCTGGTCCGTCCGGCGAGGAGACACCTGCACCGCCTTCCGGCGACGATGAAGAGAAGCCGGAGCTTTATGAGGGGCGTCCGAACGATGCCGATGATCTCGGCATGATCGCTGGTATCGGACCGAAGATTCATGCCAAGCTCAACGATTTGGGCATCTATAAATTTTCGCAGATTGCATCATGGACGCCTGAGAACGCCGCGTATGTCGATCGGCATCTTTCGTTCCGGGGCCGTGCCGAGCGTGAGCGCTGGATCGAGCAGGCCGATGCACTGGCTGCCGGTGGCGCTGACGAATATGAGCGCCGTTTTGGCAAGAAGCCGCGCTAG
- a CDS encoding MBL fold metallo-hydrolase codes for MEKPKVRGFYEPQTSSIPYVVSCPATGKAAIIDPVLNFDPKSGRIATHSADEILKFIAEEGLTLDWILDTHPHADHLSAACYLKGKTGAPTAIGAHVTEVQALWRDIYNWPDFAADGSQWDRLFEEGDRFNVGEIESRVLFSPGHTLASVTYVIGDAAFVHDTLFMPDGGTARADFPGGSAKILWRSIQQILSLPDETRVFTGHDYQPGGREPAWESTVGTQKRQNIHVKEGTAEADFVTLREERDKTLSMPAQILFALQVNTNGGRLPAPEDNGTRYLKYPLDRLEGAAWDLDE; via the coding sequence ATGGAAAAACCGAAAGTCCGCGGATTTTACGAACCACAGACCAGTTCGATTCCATATGTCGTCTCATGTCCCGCAACAGGCAAGGCCGCGATTATCGATCCCGTCCTGAATTTCGATCCCAAATCGGGCCGGATCGCGACCCACAGCGCCGATGAAATCCTCAAATTCATCGCGGAAGAAGGTCTGACGCTCGACTGGATATTGGACACGCATCCCCATGCGGACCATCTTTCAGCAGCCTGTTATCTCAAGGGAAAGACAGGAGCGCCGACGGCGATCGGAGCGCATGTGACCGAGGTCCAGGCCCTATGGAGAGATATTTACAACTGGCCGGACTTTGCGGCCGACGGCTCACAGTGGGACCGGCTCTTTGAGGAAGGCGACCGCTTCAATGTGGGTGAAATCGAGAGCCGCGTGCTTTTCTCGCCAGGCCATACCTTGGCTTCGGTCACTTATGTGATCGGCGACGCAGCTTTCGTTCATGATACTCTGTTCATGCCCGATGGCGGCACCGCGCGCGCCGACTTTCCAGGGGGCAGCGCCAAGATACTTTGGCGATCAATACAGCAGATACTCTCTCTGCCTGATGAAACGCGCGTTTTTACCGGTCACGATTATCAGCCGGGTGGTCGTGAGCCTGCCTGGGAATCGACGGTCGGAACACAGAAGCGGCAGAATATTCACGTAAAAGAGGGGACCGCCGAAGCGGATTTCGTCACTTTGCGGGAAGAGCGTGACAAGACCCTTTCCATGCCTGCGCAGATACTCTTTGCCCTTCAGGTCAACACCAATGGCGGCCGTTTGCCTGCCCCGGAGGATAATGGCACCCGCTATCTCAAATATCCTCTCGACCGCCTTGAGGGTGCTGCCTGGGACCTGGACGAGTAG
- a CDS encoding NuoB/complex I 20 kDa subunit family protein: MGLTTSDKAVTAGDGTVVAPSPKGIIDPKTGQPVGANDPWFKEVRGELDDKGFLVTSSEALITWARQGSLMWMTFGLACCAVEMMQMSMPRYDCERFGFAPRASPRQSDVMIVAGTLTNKMAPALRKVYDQMPEPRYVISMGSCANGGGYYHYSYSVVRGCDRVVPVDIYVPGCPPTAEALLYGVLLLQRKIRRTGTIER; this comes from the coding sequence ATGGGACTGACCACTTCCGACAAGGCCGTAACGGCTGGCGACGGGACTGTCGTTGCACCGTCCCCGAAGGGTATTATCGACCCGAAAACCGGCCAGCCGGTCGGGGCGAACGATCCTTGGTTCAAGGAGGTTCGCGGCGAGCTGGACGATAAGGGCTTTCTGGTCACATCGTCCGAGGCGCTGATCACCTGGGCGCGCCAGGGTTCGCTGATGTGGATGACCTTCGGCCTGGCTTGTTGCGCCGTCGAGATGATGCAGATGTCGATGCCGCGCTATGACTGCGAGCGCTTCGGTTTCGCGCCGCGCGCCAGCCCGCGCCAGTCCGATGTCATGATCGTTGCCGGTACGCTGACCAATAAGATGGCGCCTGCGCTGCGCAAGGTCTATGACCAGATGCCCGAGCCGCGCTACGTCATTTCGATGGGCTCCTGCGCCAATGGCGGTGGCTACTATCACTATTCCTATTCGGTGGTTCGCGGCTGCGACCGGGTCGTACCTGTCGATATCTACGTGCCGGGATGCCCGCCCACGGCCGAGGCACTGCTCTACGGTGTGCTTCTTCTGCAGAGGAAGATCCGCCGCACGGGCACGATCGAGCGCTAG
- a CDS encoding AI-2E family transporter, whose translation MTDDRPLLPVPQASASTSPALITDNALLRRRVLFWGTVAIVSLIFLWVFRSVLMPFVVGMLLAYFLDPVADMLERRGLSRTLAAIVILIVAIALLILGFVLIVPVLANQLSSFIERLPELLSNLQALITSYGPAWLERVFGVDEATLQRGLNEALSQGSGFIASLLESIWNSGAALVDIAALVVIAPVVAFYMLIDWDRMIASIDEHVPRRHVETVRAIAKDVDRAVAGFIRGQGSVCLILGIYYAIGLTLVGLNFGLLIGLGAGVISFIPYIGSTVGLVVALSVALVQFWPEWPWILATLAVFFSGQFIEGNILQPKLVGGQVGLHPVWLMFALFAFGALFGFIGVLIAVPAAAAVGVIVRFMLRRYRHSHLYDATKYS comes from the coding sequence ATGACGGATGACCGGCCACTTCTTCCCGTGCCGCAGGCCAGCGCGTCCACCTCGCCGGCGCTTATCACCGACAATGCGCTCTTGCGCCGACGTGTTCTGTTCTGGGGCACGGTGGCGATCGTCTCGCTGATTTTCCTGTGGGTCTTCCGTTCGGTCCTCATGCCATTTGTCGTTGGCATGCTGCTGGCTTACTTCCTCGATCCGGTGGCCGATATGCTGGAGCGTCGCGGCTTGTCGCGGACGCTGGCGGCAATTGTGATCCTGATCGTCGCGATCGCGCTCTTGATCCTGGGCTTCGTTCTGATCGTTCCTGTTCTTGCCAATCAGCTTTCCAGCTTCATCGAGCGACTGCCGGAGCTTCTTTCCAATCTTCAGGCTCTGATCACGTCTTACGGACCGGCCTGGCTGGAGCGAGTGTTCGGTGTGGACGAGGCGACCTTGCAAAGGGGCTTGAACGAAGCGCTGTCGCAGGGCTCCGGTTTCATTGCGTCGCTCCTGGAATCGATCTGGAATTCGGGGGCGGCGCTGGTCGACATCGCCGCTCTCGTCGTCATCGCTCCTGTCGTCGCCTTTTACATGCTGATCGACTGGGACCGCATGATCGCTTCCATCGACGAGCATGTTCCGCGCCGCCATGTCGAGACCGTGCGGGCTATCGCAAAGGACGTCGACCGCGCCGTTGCCGGGTTCATACGCGGCCAGGGCTCCGTCTGCCTGATCCTCGGCATCTACTATGCCATCGGCCTGACCCTGGTGGGACTGAATTTCGGCCTGTTGATAGGGCTTGGTGCAGGAGTGATCAGTTTCATTCCCTATATCGGCTCGACCGTCGGCCTCGTCGTCGCGCTGAGTGTAGCGCTTGTCCAGTTCTGGCCCGAATGGCCGTGGATATTGGCCACTCTGGCGGTCTTCTTCTCGGGCCAGTTCATCGAGGGCAACATCCTGCAGCCAAAGCTGGTGGGCGGGCAGGTCGGTCTTCACCCGGTCTGGCTGATGTTCGCTCTCTTCGCGTTTGGAGCGCTTTTCGGTTTTATCGGCGTTCTGATCGCGGTTCCCGCTGCGGCGGCGGTCGGCGTGATCGTCCGCTTCATGCTCCGCCGCTATCGCCATTCGCATCTTTATGACGCCACGAAATATTCGTGA
- a CDS encoding ETC complex I subunit, whose translation MTARIYSPAKTAMQSGKAKTGRWLLEFEPEERRAIDPLMGYTSSSDMKSQVKIWFETKEEAVAYAKRHGLPYRVEEPKEPARRAISYSDNFRYDRKTPWTH comes from the coding sequence ATGACCGCGCGCATCTATAGTCCCGCCAAGACGGCCATGCAGTCGGGCAAGGCCAAGACAGGCCGTTGGCTTCTGGAATTCGAGCCGGAAGAGCGCCGTGCCATCGACCCGCTGATGGGATACACCTCGTCCTCCGACATGAAGAGTCAGGTCAAGATCTGGTTCGAGACAAAGGAAGAGGCCGTCGCTTACGCAAAGCGTCATGGCCTTCCTTATCGCGTCGAGGAGCCGAAGGAGCCGGCCCGGCGCGCCATATCCTATTCCGATAATTTCCGGTATGATCGCAAGACACCCTGGACCCACTGA
- the nuoF gene encoding NADH-quinone oxidoreductase subunit NuoF, with amino-acid sequence MLADKDRIFTNIYGQFDKSLTGAMRRGHWDDTKGLIEKGRDWIIGEMKASGLRGRGGAGFPTGLKWSFMPKEVGDRPHYLVVNADESEPGTCKDREIMRHDPHTLIEGCVIAGFAMGAHAAYIYIRGEYMREREALQRAIDECYDAGLLGVNNVHGYDFDVFLHHGAGAYICGEETALLESLEGKKGQPRLKPPFPANVGLYGCPTTVNNVESIAVAPTILRRGGAWFAGFGREGNTGTKLFCVSGHVNQPATFEEAMGIPFKELIDKHCGGIRGGWDNLLAVIPGGSSVPLVPAEQIIDAPMDFDGLKELKSGLGTAAVIVMDKSTDIVKAIARISYFYKHESCGQCTPCREGTGWMWRVMERLVRGEAQKREIDMLLEVTKQVEGHTICALGDAAAWPIQGLVRHFRPEIERRIDEFTRNADADRPALVAAE; translated from the coding sequence ATGCTTGCAGATAAGGATCGCATCTTCACCAATATCTACGGTCAGTTCGACAAGAGCCTGACCGGCGCGATGCGGCGCGGCCATTGGGATGATACCAAAGGGCTCATCGAGAAGGGGCGCGACTGGATCATTGGCGAAATGAAGGCTTCAGGTCTTCGTGGCCGTGGTGGCGCTGGCTTCCCGACCGGTCTGAAATGGTCGTTCATGCCCAAGGAAGTTGGCGATCGGCCGCATTATCTCGTCGTCAACGCCGACGAATCGGAGCCGGGCACCTGCAAGGACCGCGAGATCATGCGGCATGATCCGCACACTTTGATCGAAGGGTGCGTGATTGCCGGTTTCGCGATGGGCGCACATGCCGCCTACATCTATATTCGCGGCGAATATATGCGCGAGCGCGAGGCGCTGCAGCGCGCTATCGACGAGTGCTACGACGCGGGCCTGCTGGGTGTGAACAACGTCCATGGCTACGATTTCGACGTTTTCCTTCATCATGGCGCGGGAGCGTATATCTGCGGTGAAGAAACGGCGCTTCTCGAAAGCCTCGAAGGCAAGAAGGGCCAGCCGCGTCTGAAGCCGCCTTTCCCGGCGAATGTCGGTCTCTATGGCTGCCCGACGACCGTCAATAATGTGGAGTCGATCGCTGTCGCGCCGACCATTTTGCGCCGCGGCGGCGCTTGGTTCGCGGGTTTCGGACGGGAAGGCAACACGGGAACGAAGCTGTTCTGTGTCTCTGGCCACGTCAATCAGCCAGCCACGTTCGAAGAAGCGATGGGCATTCCCTTCAAGGAACTGATCGACAAGCATTGCGGCGGTATTCGCGGCGGCTGGGACAATCTGCTGGCGGTGATTCCAGGAGGCTCTTCGGTGCCGCTGGTCCCTGCCGAGCAGATCATTGATGCACCGATGGATTTCGATGGACTGAAAGAACTGAAGAGCGGACTTGGAACCGCGGCGGTGATCGTCATGGACAAGTCCACGGACATCGTCAAAGCCATCGCTCGTATTTCCTATTTCTACAAGCATGAGAGCTGCGGCCAGTGTACACCGTGCCGTGAGGGCACGGGCTGGATGTGGCGCGTCATGGAGCGTCTTGTGCGCGGCGAAGCGCAGAAGCGCGAGATCGACATGCTGCTGGAAGTCACCAAGCAGGTCGAAGGACACACCATCTGCGCGCTCGGTGATGCGGCGGCCTGGCCGATTCAGGGGCTGGTCCGGCATTTCCGTCCGGAAATCGAGCGGCGAATCGATGAATTCACCCGCAACGCCGATGCCGACCGACCGGCGCTGGTGGCGGCGGAATGA